In one Ischnura elegans chromosome 13, ioIscEleg1.1, whole genome shotgun sequence genomic region, the following are encoded:
- the LOC124170232 gene encoding zinc finger protein 883-like produces MKTWKNVELFLLISQHLAEFYMMDKQASKISGGRVAMGEVRGGSGCEAPIIPNALRMIRTSRKRSCAEAGMGNKDEFSNCAAKNAAKGQMSNETSYNCYHCTGGFSTKSELKKHLETHFGASNLVVDDESSMVLDIKGTNSGKQVLRHEGNGPLKEVSRGTLEKGMDRKGRRFAVGADTCVESDSLNSSSCTRDVKKGKCSSARGRPYSCSVCYKCFAKSSTLSRHMRVHTGEKNYSCSVCNKSFSQRSSLNNHKRTHTGEKLYTCSICNKSFSLSGHLNTHIRTHTGEKNYSCKICCKSFSRSYSLTEHIRIHTGDKPYSCSVCNKSFSHRSSLNNHRHTHTGEKPYTCSICNKSFSMTGHLNTHIRTHTGERSYSCKICCKSFSLSYALTEHIRIHTEDKPYSCSVCNKSFSVRSNLTKHMRTHTGERRYSCKICCKSFSRSDVLTEHIRIHTGDKPYSCSVCNRSFSQRSSLNKHMGTHKRVA; encoded by the coding sequence ATGAAGACATGGAAAAATGTGGAGCTGTTCTTGCTGATAAGTCAACATCTTGCTGAATTCTATATGATGGACAAGCAGGCATCCAAAATCAGTGGAGGCAGAGTCGCAATGGGTGAGGTGAGGGGTGGAAGTGGTTGTGAAGCACCAATTATCCCTAATGCCCTCAGGATGATCAGAACTAGTAGGAAGAGGAGTTGTGCAGAGGCAGGCATGGGGAACAAAGATGAGTTTAGTAATTGTGCGGCGAAAAATGCTGCAAAGGGACAAATGTCAAACGAAACTTCATATAATTGCTACCACTGCACAGGTGGATTCAGCACCAAAAGTGAGCTTAAAAAACACCTTGAAACTCATTTTGGTGCCAGCAATTTAGTCGTGGATGATGAGTCATCCATGGTGCTAGATATAAAAGGGACAAACAGTGGAAAACAAGTGCTGAGGCATGAAGGAAATGGGCCTCTAAAGGAAGTATCCAGAGGGACCCTGGAGAAAGGAATGGATAGAAAAGGGAGAAGGTTTGCTGTAGGAGCTGACACATGTGTAGAAAGTGATTCCTTAAATTCCTCCTCTTGCACTAGAGACGTCAAAAAGGGAAAGTGTTCCAGTGCAAGAGGGaggccttattcctgtagtgtgtgCTATAAGTGTTTCGCTAAGTCTTCTACTCTCAGCAGACACatgcgtgtacacacaggggagaagaaTTATTCCTGTAGcgtctgcaataagtcattctctcagaGGAGCAGCCTCAACAACCACAAGCGtacacacacaggagagaaacTTTATACATGCAGCatctgcaataagtctttctctctgaGTGGCCACCTCAACACCCATATCCGTACCCACACGGGGGAGAAgaattattcatgtaaaatatgctgtaaatcattcagtcgcagTTATTCCCTTACCGAGCACATCCGTATTCACACTGGGGAtaagccttattcctgtagtgtatgcaataagtctttctctcacaGGAGCAGCCTCAACAACCACAGGCAtacacacacaggagagaaaccttatacatgcagcatctgcaataagtctttctctatGACAGGCCACCTCAACACCCATATCcgtacccacacaggagagaggtcttattcatgtaaaatatgctgtaaatcattcagtcttAGTTATGCCCTTACCGAGCACATCCGTATTCACACTGAGGAtaagccttattcctgtagtgtctgcaataagtcattctctgtGAGGAGCAACCTCACCAAACACATGcgtacccacacaggagagaggcgttattcatgtaaaatatgctgtaaatcattcagtcgcagTGATGTCCTTACCGAGCACATTCGTATTCACACTGGGGAtaagccttattcctgtagtgtctgcaatagGTCTTTCTCTCAGAGGAGCAGCCTCAACAAGCATATGGGTACGCACAAGAGGGTGGCCTGA